From the Gymnogyps californianus isolate 813 chromosome 2, ASM1813914v2, whole genome shotgun sequence genome, one window contains:
- the NT5C3A gene encoding cytosolic 5'-nucleotidase 3A isoform X3, whose protein sequence is MQALRLWTLLATYAVAVGQNQGQKNQECPKLNAQMPEFQKKTVHIKDPGRVEEIICGLIKGGAAKLQIITDFDMTLSRFSYNGKRCPTCHNIIDNSKLITEECRKKLLQLKETYYAIEIDPALTIEEKYPYMVEWYNKSHALLIEQGLQKDKFAEIVRESDVMLKEGYENFFDKLSEHNIPVFIFSAGIGDILEEVIHQAGVYHSNVKVVSNFMDFDENGILKGFKGELIHVYNKHDGALKNTEYFKQLKDNSNIILLGDSQGDLSMADGVANVEHILKIGYLNDKVDELLEKYMDSYDIVLVKDESLEVANSILQKIL, encoded by the exons CAACGCACAG ATGCCAGAATTTCAGAAGAAGACTGTCCATATTAAGGACCCAGGGAGAGTAGAGGAGATTATTTGTGGCCTCATCAAAGGTGGAGCTGCCAAACTTCAG ATTATTACAGATTTTGATATGACATTAAGTAGATTTTCCTACAATGGAAAAAGATGTCCAACTTGTCATA ACATCATTGATAACTCTAAGCTCATCACAGAGGAATGTCGGAAAAAG ttatTGCAGCTGAAAGAAACCTATTATGCTATTGAAATTGATCCAGCTCTCactattgaagaaaaatatccatATATGGTAGAATG gTATAATAAATCTCATGCACTACTCATTGAGCAAGGCTTACAAAAGGATAAGTTTGCAGAAATTGTGAGGGAGTCTGATGTTATGCTGAA AGAAGGATATGAGAACTTCTTTGATAAACTCAGTGAACATAATATTCCTGTGTTCATATTTTCTGCTGGGATTGGGGACATTCTTGAGGAAGTTATCCACCAAGCTGGGGTCTACCATTCTAATGTCAAAGTGGTTTCCAATTTCATGGATTTTGATGAAAAT GGAATATTAAAAGGATTTAAAGGAGAATTGATTCATGTTTACAACAAACATGATGGTGCCTTGAAGAATACAGAGTACTTCAAACAACTAAAAGACAACAGTAATATCATACTGCTGGGTGATTCTCAAGGAGACTTGAGTATGGCAGATGGAGTAGCAAATGTTGAACACATTCTTAAGATCGGCTATCTCAATGATAAA GTAGATgagcttttggaaaaatatatgGACTCTTATGATATTGTCTTGGTGAAAGATGAATCCCTGGAAGTTGCCAACTCCATCCTACAGAAAATCCTGTAA
- the NT5C3A gene encoding cytosolic 5'-nucleotidase 3A isoform X5, translating into MPEFQKKTVHIKDPGRVEEIICGLIKGGAAKLQIITDFDMTLSRFSYNGKRCPTCHNIIDNSKLITEECRKKLLQLKETYYAIEIDPALTIEEKYPYMVEWYNKSHALLIEQGLQKDKFAEIVRESDVMLKEGYENFFDKLSEHNIPVFIFSAGIGDILEEVIHQAGVYHSNVKVVSNFMDFDENGILKGFKGELIHVYNKHDGALKNTEYFKQLKDNSNIILLGDSQGDLSMADGVANVEHILKIGYLNDKVDELLEKYMDSYDIVLVKDESLEVANSILQKIL; encoded by the exons ATGCCAGAATTTCAGAAGAAGACTGTCCATATTAAGGACCCAGGGAGAGTAGAGGAGATTATTTGTGGCCTCATCAAAGGTGGAGCTGCCAAACTTCAG ATTATTACAGATTTTGATATGACATTAAGTAGATTTTCCTACAATGGAAAAAGATGTCCAACTTGTCATA ACATCATTGATAACTCTAAGCTCATCACAGAGGAATGTCGGAAAAAG ttatTGCAGCTGAAAGAAACCTATTATGCTATTGAAATTGATCCAGCTCTCactattgaagaaaaatatccatATATGGTAGAATG gTATAATAAATCTCATGCACTACTCATTGAGCAAGGCTTACAAAAGGATAAGTTTGCAGAAATTGTGAGGGAGTCTGATGTTATGCTGAA AGAAGGATATGAGAACTTCTTTGATAAACTCAGTGAACATAATATTCCTGTGTTCATATTTTCTGCTGGGATTGGGGACATTCTTGAGGAAGTTATCCACCAAGCTGGGGTCTACCATTCTAATGTCAAAGTGGTTTCCAATTTCATGGATTTTGATGAAAAT GGAATATTAAAAGGATTTAAAGGAGAATTGATTCATGTTTACAACAAACATGATGGTGCCTTGAAGAATACAGAGTACTTCAAACAACTAAAAGACAACAGTAATATCATACTGCTGGGTGATTCTCAAGGAGACTTGAGTATGGCAGATGGAGTAGCAAATGTTGAACACATTCTTAAGATCGGCTATCTCAATGATAAA GTAGATgagcttttggaaaaatatatgGACTCTTATGATATTGTCTTGGTGAAAGATGAATCCCTGGAAGTTGCCAACTCCATCCTACAGAAAATCCTGTAA